One genomic region from Rattus norvegicus strain BN/NHsdMcwi chromosome 10, GRCr8, whole genome shotgun sequence encodes:
- the Phb1 gene encoding prohibitin 1: MAAKVFESIGKFGLALAVAGGVVNSALYNVDAGHRAVIFDRFRGVQDIVVGEGTHFLIPWVQKPIIFDCRSRPRNVPVITGSKDLQNVNITLRILFRPVASQLPRIYTSIGEDYDERVLPSITTEILKSVVARFDAGELITQRELVSRQVSDDLTERAATFGLILDDVSLTHLTFGKEFTEAVEAKQVAQQEAERARFVVEKAEQQKKAAIISAEGDSKAAELIANSLATAGDGLIELRKLEAAEDIAYQLSRSRNITYLPAGQSVLLQLPQ; this comes from the exons ATGGCTGCCAAAGTGTTTGAGTCCATCGGAAAGTTCGGCCTGGCCTTAGCAGTTGCAGGAGGCGTGGTGAACTCTGCTCTATATAACG TGGATGCCGGACACAGAGCTGTCATCTTCGACCGATTCCGTGGCGTGCAGGACATCGTGGTAGGGGAAGGGACTCACTTCCTCATCCCCTGGGTACAGAAGCCAATCATCTTTGACTGCCGCTCTCGACCACGTAATGTGCCGGTCATCACCGGCAGCAAAG ACTTGCAGAATGTCAACATCACACTACGTATCCTCTTCCGGCCGGTGGCCAGCCAGCTTCCTCGTATCTACACCAGCATTGGCGAGGACTATGATGAGCGGGTGCTGCCATCTATCACCACAGAGATCCTCAAGTCGGTGGTG GCTCGATTCGATGCTGGAGAATTGATTACCCAGCGAGAGCTGGTCTCCAGGCAGGTGAGTGATGACCTCACAGAGCGAGCAGCAACATTCGGGCTCATCCTGGATGACGTGTCCCTG ACACATCTGACCTTCGGGAAGGAGTTCACAGAGGCGGTGGAAGCCAAAcaggtggctcagcaggaagcagagagagccagaTTTGTGGTGGAAAAG GCTGAGCAGCAGAAGAAGGCGGCCATCATCTCTGCTGAGGGTGACTCCAAAGCGGCTGAGCTGATCGCCAACTCACTGGCCACCGCCGGGGATGGCCTGATCGAGCTGCGAAAGCTGGAAGCTGCTGAGGACATTGCTTATCAGCTCTCCCGCTCTCGGAACATCACCTACCTGCCAGCAGGGCAGTCCGTGCTCCTCCAGCTCCCCCAGTAA